The sequence GCCAAAGCATACGGCGGAAAGAAAAAGATCGCGTGGATGGAAGTGTTCGCCGGCGAAAAAAGCTTCAAGCAGTTCAGCAACTGGCTGCCAGACGAGACCGTCGACGCGTTTCGCACCTATCTGGTCGGCATCAAAGGCCCGCTTACCACACCGGTCGGCGGCGGCATCCGTTCACTGAACGTCGCGTTGCGCCAGATGCTCGACCTCTTTGTTTGTCTGCGTCCGGTGCAGTACTTCACCGGCGTGCCGTCGCCGGTGAAACATCCGGAGAAGGTGGACATGGTCATTTTCCGCGAAAACACGGAGGACATTTACGCCGGCATCGAATACGCCAGCGGCACGCCAGAGGCGCAAAAGATTCTGGACTTCGTTGCCAAGGAATTTCCCAAGGACTTTAAGAAAATTCGTTTCGGCACAAGGCCTGCCGCTGAGGAATTCTGGAAGGCAGTCGGCGCAAAGGATTTTCCCAGCGACGTGAAGGTCGGTATCGGAATCAAGCCCGTAAGCTATAGCGGCAGCGTTCGGCTGATTCATAGCGCGATTTCATACGCCATCAAGTTCAAGCGCAAGAGCGTGACGCTTGTTCACAAGGGCAACATCATGAAATTTACCGAAGGCGCTTTCCGAGACTGGGGTTATCAGGTCGCGAAACAATTCTTTGGCGCAATCGAGATTGACGGTGGACCGTGGTGCAAAATTCCCGAAGGCAAACCCGGCGCCGGTATCATCATCAAGGACAGCATCGCCGACATCACGCTCCAACAGGTGCTGACGCGGCCAGAGGATTTCGATGTCATTGCGACACTTAACCTGAACGGCGATTACCTCAGTGACGCACTCGCGGCGCAAGTCGGCGGCATTGGCATCGCGCCTGGAGGCAACATCAATTACATCAGCGGCCATGCGATCTTCGAGGCGACTCACGGCACCGCGCCGAAATATGCCAACCAGGACAAGGTCAATCCCGGCAGCGTCGTGCTCAGCGGCGAAATGATGTTCCGTTACCTGGGCTGGAACGAAGTCGCCGACCTGATCCTCAAAGGTCTCAACGGCGCGATTGGTTCAAAGCGTGTCACCTACGACTTTGCGCGTTTGATGGAAGGCGCAAAGGAGATCAAGTGTTCCGAGTTCGGAGACAACATCATCTCGCACATGTGATTTATGTCGCGTGGCGGTTGGACTTGTGGTTTGCTGCGAACCATTCCGCCCATGAACACAGTTCCGCTGTTTGGAAAAGCCGTTTCGGCGGTGTTACTGGCCGTCACTCTGTTGGCTGCTTCTCCCGCGTCGGCCTTTGAAGCCATCTACGCTTTCGGCGACAGCTTGACGGACACGGGAAACGATCCCGCGCCGGAACCGGACTACTTTCAAGGCCGGTACTCCAACGGTCCGCTTTGGATCGAGTACCTCTCCACTCAACTCGGCCTTGGTTACAACCCGTCCAACAACTTCGCGGAAAGCGGCACGGAAACTTCGAATGCGCTGGCGCAGGTCCAACAATTCGTCGCGCCGTCGAATGCCTCGCAGTCGTTATTTGTCGTATGGTCCGGCGGGAATGACTTTATCCACAATTTTACCAATGGAATAAGCGAGGTGTTTTGGACCAACTTGATCGCGCGATCGGTCGGCAACCTTTCCAACGCCGTCGTTCAATTGTACGCAGACGGCGCCCGCACGATCGTGGTGCCGAACCAGGTGGATCTCAGCCGTATTCCACTCGTGCTGGATTCAGGTTACCCCACCTCTGTCTTTGCTTATCTCAGCAACAAGGTAAGCCAGTTCAACGGCGGTCTGGGCAGCGCGTTGACGGCGATCGCCCAGTCAAAGCCCGGCCTGCAACTGGTCACTCCGGACGTTTACGCCAGATTCAACGATTTGCTTGCAAACCTTGCCGCCGGCGGTTTCACCAAAGCCGACCCCGACGCGCTCAACGATCCGGCGCTGGCCGACAAATCATTCACCGGACCGGGCAGCAATTACGTCTTCTGGGATGCAATTCACCCGACCACGAAAGCCCACGCCTTGATCGCTCAATGGTTTTACGAGGCGCTGCCACAAACTGCTTCACAACCGCAACTCAGCATCGCCGCGAACGGAGGACCCTTGCAATTGACCCTTGGCAACCTCCTGGTGGGGCAGGTTTATACAGTGCAGACCAGCACCAATTTAAGTGCCTGGTCTGACTTTACGACGCTCAATGCCACCAATGCCGTTCAAGAATGGAGCGCGCCCTTCTCGTCTTCCCCGTTGGAATTCTTCCGGTTGAAGTTGTGAACCGGGGAATCGGAGTTTGGCGGCGTCCTCTTAGCTCGCCTGCGCGTTGATCCGGTGACTCTCGACGAACACTGACGACCAATCACGCGGACGCCATCAACTGTCTCAGTACGAAAGGCAAAATGCCGCCGTGTTGGTAGTAGTCGATTTCGATTGGCGTATCAATGCGGCATCGGACGGGAATGTTTTCCACGGAACCGTTGACACGGGTGATGCGCAGGGTTAGGTCCTGCTGCGGTTTGAGATCCGCGCCAAGGCCGAGCACGTCGAAGACCTCCGAGCCGTCGAGTTTGAGGGTATGGGCGGTGGTGCCTTCCTTGAATTGCAGCGGCAGCACGCCCATGCCGACCAGGTTCGAGCGATGAATGCGCTCGTAGGTTTGCGCGACGACGGCTTTGACGCCGAGCAACGCCGTGCCCTTGGCGGCCCAGTCGCGCGAGCTGCCGGTGCCGTATTCCTGCCCTGCGATCACCACCAGGGGCACGCGCTCCTGCTGATATTTTACCGCCGCGTCGTAGATGGACATCTGCGTGCCCTCCGGCTGATGCCGCGTCACACCTCCTTCGATGCCCGGCACCATCAGGTTTTTGATGCGCACATTGGCGAACGTGCCGCGCGTCATCACGCGGTCGTTGCCACGGCGCGAGCCGTAGCTGTTGAAATCGAGCACATTTACGCCATGGTCCATGAGATACTTGCCGGCGGGCGAGGTTTTCTTGATGGAGCCGGCGGGCGAGATGTGATCGGTGGTCACGCTGTCGCCGAAAATGCCCAGCGGACGCGCCCCTTTGATTTCGTGAATCGCGCCCGGTTGCAGGGAAAAGTTTTTGAAGAACGGCGGTTCCTGAATGTACGTGCTGTTGTCGTCCCACTCATAAACGTTTCCCGCGATCGAGGGGATTTCATTCCACTTCGGGTTTTGTTCGGCGAAATCCCGGTAGAGGTTGCGGAAAACCTCGGGTTTCAACGCCGCCTGCATCAACTCGCGTATTTCCTTCAACGTCGGCCAGATGTCCTTCAAGTAAACCGGCGCGCCGTCTTTTCCTTTACCGAGAGGTTCGCTGCTCAAATCAATATCCACGCGTCCGGCGAGGGCGAAAGCGACGACCAGCGGCGGCGACATGAGAAAGTTGGCCTTGATGCTCTGATGGACGCGCGCCTCGAAGTTGCGGTTGCCCGACAGCACCGAAGCGGCAACGAGATCATATTTGTTGATCGCGTCCTCAATCGGCCCGGCCAGCGGGCCGGAGTTGCCGATGCATGTTGTGCAACCATAGCCGACGAGATTAAATCCAAGTTTGTCGAGGAAGGGCTGTAATCCGGTCCGGCTCAGGTAATCGCTTACCACGCGCGAACCCGGCGCAAGCGAGGCTTTCACGACCGGATTGACGCCGAGGCCTCGCTCGACCGCCTTTCTGGCCAGCAAACCGGCCGCTAGCATCACGCCGGGATTGGACGTGTTTGTGCAGCTTGTGATGGCGGCGATCAATACGCTGCCGTGATGAATCTCGGATTCCGCTTTCGGAAACGCCGTGGAAGGCACCTGTTCGGGCGTGTCCGGCGCGGGGTGCTGGTCCCGCATTTCGGATTCGCTCGGGTCCACCCCCAGGCGGCGATGGCCGTACGTGTGGTCGATGAACGGATGGACCTCCCGGGTGGTGTTGACGCGCGCCATGGTCCTGAGGTCTTCCGGCCGTTTGCCAAAACCGTTTTCTGTCGCCGGCCGGGTGAACGCCGCCAGAAATTCCTTCTTCAGTTCCGGCAGTTCAATACGGTCCTGTGGACGTTTTGGTCCGGCGACACTTGGCACGACGCTTCCCAAATTCAGTTCAAGATCGGTTGAGTAGCTGAGATCTCCCTTCTTCGGGATGCCGAACAGGCCCTGGGCGCGGTAATAGTTTTCGTAGAGCCGGCAGTGCTCCTCACTGCGGCCGGTGGCGCGGAGGTAGTTGACACATTCGGCGTCCACGGGAAAGAAGCCCATCGTCGCGCCGTATTCCGGCGCCATGTTCGCGATGGTCGCACGGTCCACCACCGGCAGCGCCGCCGCGCCGGGACCGTAGAATTCCACGAACTTTCCGACCACTTTCGCCTTCCGCAGCATCTGCGTGATGGTCAGCGCGAGATCGGTCGCGGTCACGCCTTCGCGCAATTCACCGGTCAGGTTGACGCCCACAACATCCGGCGTGAGGAAATAGACCGGTTGACCGAGCATGCCGGCCTCGGCTTCGATACCGCCCACGCCCCAGCCCACGACTCCAAGTCCGTTGATCATGGTGGTGTGTGAGTCGGTACCGACAAGCGTGTCGGGATAGCAAACCGCCGAACGTTGGGAGTTGTCAGTTGGTCGGGTGGAGAGCACGCCGTTGGCGAGATATTCCAGATTCACCTGATGGACGATGCCGATGCCGGGCGGCACCACCTTGAACGTGTCGAACGCCTGCATGCCCCACTTCAAAAACTGGTAGCGCTCGCGGTTGCGCCGGAATTCCATTTCCAGATTGCGCTGCAACGCGTCCGGGGTCCCGGCGAAATCCACCTGCACGGAATGGTCCACGACCAGGTCAACCGGCACCAGGGGCTCGATGATTTTCGGGTTCTTTCCCATGCGCGCGGCGGCGGAACGCATCGCCGCCAAATCGACCAGCAGCGGCACGCCCGTGAAGTCCTGCAGGACGATGCGCGCGACAACGAAAGGGATTTCCTCCGTGCGGACGGCTTTCGGCGCCCAGTTCGCGAGCGCACGGACGTTTGCCTCGGTCACTTTTCTCGCATCGCAGTTGCGCAGCACGGATTCCAGCACCAGGCGTATCGAGACCGGCAGTTTTGAGATCGGCCCGATGCCGGCCTTCTGCAGCGCTGGCAGCGAATAAAAAAGGCCTTGTTTTCCGCCGCCGAGGTCGAGTTTTTGAAGCGAATCAAAGAGGTTGTGCAGCGTGTTCATAGAATCCCATCGCCAGTCGCGGGTCAACGGTGCAACGAAAATGAAGTTTGGCCAGAGCCCTGTCAAGGTGCTTGCGTCGCGACAGCCAGCCAGTGATGACAGCGAAGCAGGGAAAGACGAATCAAGCCGTCGGCAGGCGCAGGTGGAAAGTGGCGCCACGCCCTCGTTTTGATTCGCAAAAGATACGACCGCCGTGGGCCTCGACGATGGATTTGGCGATGGCCAGGCCCAGACCGGTCCCCCCATTCTTGCCCGAGGTGACGAATGGCTCGAACAATCGGTCTTTGATGTCGTCGGGGATTCCCGGACCGTTGTCGCGGACGCATATCTCCGCTTCGTTTCCGTCGAGTCTTCCGGAAATGGTTATTTTTCCCGCCCGGTCCTTCAAGGCGTCGGCCGCGTTATAGACGAGATTTTGCAGGACACGCAGGAGTTTGTTCACGTCCGCGTTGATTGAAATGCCCACCGGCCGAAGTTCCAGCGTGATTTTATTATGTTTCAGGTAATCCTGGTTCAGGAAGGCAAACCGTTCCATGAGCGCGGCCAGTTCCGTTTGTTCCCGTCGCAATTGGTAGGTGCCGCGGGAAAACTCGAGGAGTTCCTCGGCCATCGAGACCATTCGTTGTACCTGGCCGCGGATGATCCGGCAACAATGCTGCGTGCGGTCGTCCGGGTGAAGGTCGCCAATCACCGTGCCGGCCATCAACACGCCGTGGCAGGGGTTTCGCAGATCGTGAATGATTGAATTGGCCATCTCGCCGACCAGGGTCATCTTCTCCTTGCGCACCACGGCGGCAACATACTGCTCATCCGTGGCGCGCAGGTGCTGGATCGTCCGGTTGAACACGTCGATGACCGTTTTCCCGGAAGTGGCCCGCAACACGGACAACACCGGCTGGCGGGCGAGCTGCGCCACGATGGTTTCCTCGACTGCCACCGCGCGCGTGCTCCGCGCCGACCCGTCCAACACGCCGAGTTCTCCGAAGAAGTCGCCTTCGCCGGCGAAAGCAATCGTGAGATGGTTTTTTTGACCCGTCCGCTTGCACAATTCCACCTTGCCGGACAAGACCAGGTAAAGGCAGTCGGACTGCTGACCCTCCTCAAAAATGATGGACAGAGGGGGAAATGTTTTGACGGTTGCGCCTTGGCGCAGTCCGTCGGCGATGTTGAGGTCGAAAAAGGTGAAAAACGGGTGCGAAGACAATTCCATAATTTGCAGTTGGACGAGGCAAAGCCGATTGTATGCCAACGCGCCGTTCGGAATCCGGAGAAAACTCGCCAGTCGTAATAACCTCAACCGATAATTGTCCGTCGGGCAGGTCGGTGCAAAGACGAAGGCGAGAGCGAAGCGGAGAGAGCAAGCATGGGAACGGCGGGGCAGGGCGTGAAAAACCCCGCTTCGCGGCAAGCCACGGAGCGGGGTAAATTCCGTGCGCGGTCCGGCTCTCCATGTCGCGCCCGGCTTCGCGCGGATCGATTACTTGAGTTTTCCCAGTGTTTCCTTGATTTTGTTGAAGTCCGGCAACTCCTTCGGCGTCGGCGTCTGTTCGCTGTATTGGATGACGCCATTCTTATCCACGACGAACGCCGCGCGCGCGCTGACCGCGCCCAGCCCGATCAAATCCGGCAACAGCGTGCCGTAGGCTTTGGCCGTCTCTTTGTTCAAGTCGCTGGCCAGGGTGATGCCAATCTTTTCCTTCTGCGCCCACGCTTCCTGCGCGAATGGACTGTCCACGCTGATGCCGATGACATCGGCATTCAGACCGGAGTAAGCGTTCAGACCGGACGTGATGTCGCACATCTCCTGGGTGCAAACGCTGGTGAACGCCAGCGGATAGAAAAGCAGCAAGGTGTTCTTCTTGCCGAAATTGTTGCTCAGCTTCACGTCCACGAGGCCGGAGGCTTGTTTGGATTTGAGGGTGAAATCGGGGGCTTTGGTTCCAACGGATAATGGCATAGGTTTTATTTTCGATTTTGAATTTTAGATTTCCAGTTGCGGAAAGTTTATATGGCCTGTTCCCACGGTGTCAAATTACGATTCGACCTTTGCGACTTCGGGTTGCATGTTGCAAATGTGCATAACGTAGCAAACAGAAAGTGCGAGAGCAATCAACTGGAGGGCACTTGTTATCTAGCTTCATATTCTCTTGCTCAATTGAACCTCTCCAAAGGTAATAAAGACAAATGTTGTGCCTGCTGGCCCACGGTAAGCGCCGTTCGAGCAGCACAACCGGCACGCAAGCGCCGTCATATGCCAGGCATCCATCTCCTCGGCTGACCATTCTGGAGAGGTGAGACGCAGGATATGGTTCTGCTCACCGTACTGTCGGACTCTGAGTGAATCCCGTGTGAGGGATTCGGAAATGGACGAATTCGCCCAAGCCCACATCCACGTGCCTGTTCGGCTATCAAAAGAACCGATAATCTGTGATGGCGCACGAACAATCTTATCAGGAAATGTGAAGACTAATTCGCCAGTATCTTGCGAGAAATCCCAACGCTCTTCCTTCCCAAAATGCCAAGTGCCCTGATGCGCGCCGGTCTGGAGTCGTAACCCTTCCACGCTACCCTCAAGAAACGCTTTGAACTCTGGCGTCTCTCCGCCATCGTCGTTCCCATCACCACGTCCAAATGGCCTTCTAAAAATGCTCATGATTACCAAGTATTTGATGCTCGCTAATCGTTAAAATGAGCCGCACCGTGTGTACTACTGACTTTTCCAAGAGCGACCTTTTAACACCTGGATACGAAAGCAGGCTCACGACTCTCTGTGAATGATAATTGAAGCGCAAAACCCTCAGGAATCCAAAGCCGCCAGCACTTCCTCCGCATGTTCCTCCGGTTTGACCTGCGGCCAGATTCTCTTGATTCGGCCATCCGGCCCGATCAAAAACGTGACGCGATGCGTCCCGAGATATTTCCGGCCCATGAACTGTTTCTCACCCCATACGCCGTAAGCCTCAACAATCTTTTTGTCTTCGTCCGACACCAGCGTGAACGGCAGCCTGAACTTCTTGACGAACTTGTCGTGCGCTTTCACTGAATCCACACTGATGCCGAGCACCACTGCCCCTTCCTTCCTGAGCGCGGCAAAATTATCACGAAACGCACACGCTTCCTTCGTGCAACCGGGCGTATCGTCCCTCGGATAAAAATAGAGCACGACGTGTTTGCCTTTGAAGTCAGCGAGCGAGACTGTGCCGCCGCCGTTCGCCCCGGCAGTGAACTCCGGTGCTTTGTCTCCTTCTTTCAATTTTAATTCAAGTGCTGTGGCCATAAGCAAACTGCGTGCGTGGTTGGAGTAATGGAATGGTGGAGTTTTGCCAAGCAAGTTCCTTCCGCCGACCCCTCATCAGTCCACCACTGCATCTCTCCATTACTCCATCTTTCGTTTATTGTTTCGGCGTCGGCAAACTTGCCGGACTGGCGCCAAGCTGCCGGATGCCGTCAAAAAGGTAAAGCGCGCCCGACGCGCCCGTAAACAATGCCGCGCCCAGCGACCAAACGTAAAGCCAGGCGCCCTCGAACTTGAACAGCGCCCACAGCACCGCCGTCATTTGCAGGACCGTCGCCACCTTGCCGGTGAGGTGCGGACGCACGTTCACTTTCCCACACGCGTAATAGATCACCACCATCCCGATAAGCACCAGCATGTCCCGGCTGAGGACGGTCACCGTCAACCAAAGCTGCAGATGTGGCAAATACTGTTCATGATGCAGGCTCAACGAAACAATCCCTGATACCAGCAACAACTTGTCGGCGAGCGGATCGAGGATCGTGCCCAGTTCGCTGCGTTGATTGTAGCGGCGAGCAATGTAGCCATCCACGCCATCGCAAATCGAAGCCGCCAGGAACGAGGCAATCGCCAGATACCGGTGCAATTCTTTGCCATGCTCCACATAGCTCAACACCTCGACGATGAAGAACGGCACCAGCAGAATCCGGAAGATGGTGATTTTGTTCGCCGTGGTCATGCCCTGCGTCGCGCAGTTTTGCCTGTCCCGTTTCCTGCCGTCAACCCTTCTGCATCAGCGGACGGCGATAGACAAACCACCAGAACCAAATCGTCCCCAACGTTCCAC is a genomic window of Candidatus Angelobacter sp. containing:
- a CDS encoding CDP-alcohol phosphatidyltransferase family protein; its protein translation is MTTANKITIFRILLVPFFIVEVLSYVEHGKELHRYLAIASFLAASICDGVDGYIARRYNQRSELGTILDPLADKLLLVSGIVSLSLHHEQYLPHLQLWLTVTVLSRDMLVLIGMVVIYYACGKVNVRPHLTGKVATVLQMTAVLWALFKFEGAWLYVWSLGAALFTGASGALYLFDGIRQLGASPASLPTPKQ
- the icd gene encoding NADP-dependent isocitrate dehydrogenase gives rise to the protein AKAYGGKKKIAWMEVFAGEKSFKQFSNWLPDETVDAFRTYLVGIKGPLTTPVGGGIRSLNVALRQMLDLFVCLRPVQYFTGVPSPVKHPEKVDMVIFRENTEDIYAGIEYASGTPEAQKILDFVAKEFPKDFKKIRFGTRPAAEEFWKAVGAKDFPSDVKVGIGIKPVSYSGSVRLIHSAISYAIKFKRKSVTLVHKGNIMKFTEGAFRDWGYQVAKQFFGAIEIDGGPWCKIPEGKPGAGIIIKDSIADITLQQVLTRPEDFDVIATLNLNGDYLSDALAAQVGGIGIAPGGNINYISGHAIFEATHGTAPKYANQDKVNPGSVVLSGEMMFRYLGWNEVADLILKGLNGAIGSKRVTYDFARLMEGAKEIKCSEFGDNIISHM
- a CDS encoding SGNH/GDSL hydrolase family protein, encoding MNTVPLFGKAVSAVLLAVTLLAASPASAFEAIYAFGDSLTDTGNDPAPEPDYFQGRYSNGPLWIEYLSTQLGLGYNPSNNFAESGTETSNALAQVQQFVAPSNASQSLFVVWSGGNDFIHNFTNGISEVFWTNLIARSVGNLSNAVVQLYADGARTIVVPNQVDLSRIPLVLDSGYPTSVFAYLSNKVSQFNGGLGSALTAIAQSKPGLQLVTPDVYARFNDLLANLAAGGFTKADPDALNDPALADKSFTGPGSNYVFWDAIHPTTKAHALIAQWFYEALPQTASQPQLSIAANGGPLQLTLGNLLVGQVYTVQTSTNLSAWSDFTTLNATNAVQEWSAPFSSSPLEFFRLKL
- the bcp gene encoding thioredoxin-dependent thiol peroxidase, producing MATALELKLKEGDKAPEFTAGANGGGTVSLADFKGKHVVLYFYPRDDTPGCTKEACAFRDNFAALRKEGAVVLGISVDSVKAHDKFVKKFRLPFTLVSDEDKKIVEAYGVWGEKQFMGRKYLGTHRVTFLIGPDGRIKRIWPQVKPEEHAEEVLAALDS
- a CDS encoding redoxin domain-containing protein; its protein translation is MPLSVGTKAPDFTLKSKQASGLVDVKLSNNFGKKNTLLLFYPLAFTSVCTQEMCDITSGLNAYSGLNADVIGISVDSPFAQEAWAQKEKIGITLASDLNKETAKAYGTLLPDLIGLGAVSARAAFVVDKNGVIQYSEQTPTPKELPDFNKIKETLGKLK
- a CDS encoding ATP-binding protein, coding for MELSSHPFFTFFDLNIADGLRQGATVKTFPPLSIIFEEGQQSDCLYLVLSGKVELCKRTGQKNHLTIAFAGEGDFFGELGVLDGSARSTRAVAVEETIVAQLARQPVLSVLRATSGKTVIDVFNRTIQHLRATDEQYVAAVVRKEKMTLVGEMANSIIHDLRNPCHGVLMAGTVIGDLHPDDRTQHCCRIIRGQVQRMVSMAEELLEFSRGTYQLRREQTELAALMERFAFLNQDYLKHNKITLELRPVGISINADVNKLLRVLQNLVYNAADALKDRAGKITISGRLDGNEAEICVRDNGPGIPDDIKDRLFEPFVTSGKNGGTGLGLAIAKSIVEAHGGRIFCESKRGRGATFHLRLPTA
- a CDS encoding aconitate hydratase, which translates into the protein MNTLHNLFDSLQKLDLGGGKQGLFYSLPALQKAGIGPISKLPVSIRLVLESVLRNCDARKVTEANVRALANWAPKAVRTEEIPFVVARIVLQDFTGVPLLVDLAAMRSAAARMGKNPKIIEPLVPVDLVVDHSVQVDFAGTPDALQRNLEMEFRRNRERYQFLKWGMQAFDTFKVVPPGIGIVHQVNLEYLANGVLSTRPTDNSQRSAVCYPDTLVGTDSHTTMINGLGVVGWGVGGIEAEAGMLGQPVYFLTPDVVGVNLTGELREGVTATDLALTITQMLRKAKVVGKFVEFYGPGAAALPVVDRATIANMAPEYGATMGFFPVDAECVNYLRATGRSEEHCRLYENYYRAQGLFGIPKKGDLSYSTDLELNLGSVVPSVAGPKRPQDRIELPELKKEFLAAFTRPATENGFGKRPEDLRTMARVNTTREVHPFIDHTYGHRRLGVDPSESEMRDQHPAPDTPEQVPSTAFPKAESEIHHGSVLIAAITSCTNTSNPGVMLAAGLLARKAVERGLGVNPVVKASLAPGSRVVSDYLSRTGLQPFLDKLGFNLVGYGCTTCIGNSGPLAGPIEDAINKYDLVAASVLSGNRNFEARVHQSIKANFLMSPPLVVAFALAGRVDIDLSSEPLGKGKDGAPVYLKDIWPTLKEIRELMQAALKPEVFRNLYRDFAEQNPKWNEIPSIAGNVYEWDDNSTYIQEPPFFKNFSLQPGAIHEIKGARPLGIFGDSVTTDHISPAGSIKKTSPAGKYLMDHGVNVLDFNSYGSRRGNDRVMTRGTFANVRIKNLMVPGIEGGVTRHQPEGTQMSIYDAAVKYQQERVPLVVIAGQEYGTGSSRDWAAKGTALLGVKAVVAQTYERIHRSNLVGMGVLPLQFKEGTTAHTLKLDGSEVFDVLGLGADLKPQQDLTLRITRVNGSVENIPVRCRIDTPIEIDYYQHGGILPFVLRQLMASA